A part of Halobacillus shinanisalinarum genomic DNA contains:
- a CDS encoding NAD(P)/FAD-dependent oxidoreductase has product MKENRDIVDITIIGGGPAGLFTAFYAGMRQASVKVIESLPQLGGQLSALYPEKNIYDIAGLPKVKAQELVSNLIEQMNQFEVQTCLEEMVESVEKEEDGIFKLMTNQKTHYSKTIIITAGNGAFQPRKLKMEKEKMFEKTNLHYSVQNLNQFTGKRVVVFGGGDSAVDWAMMLEPIAKKVIIVHRRDKFRAHEHSVEMLNQSTVEKLTPYVPVELIGSERVEKVVIREAKGEKTVELEVDDVLVNYGFIASLGPIKDWELDIYKNSILVNSKMETNIEGIYAVGDICTYEGKVKLIATGFGEAPIAVGNAKVYIDPTARVQPLHSTSVMGGKETNKKKQRALIN; this is encoded by the coding sequence ATGAAAGAAAATAGAGATATAGTGGATATTACAATCATTGGTGGAGGCCCCGCTGGCTTGTTTACTGCCTTTTATGCGGGCATGCGCCAGGCATCCGTGAAGGTCATTGAAAGCCTTCCGCAATTAGGAGGACAGTTATCAGCACTTTATCCGGAAAAAAATATATATGATATCGCCGGGCTTCCAAAAGTGAAGGCCCAGGAACTTGTCAGCAATTTAATAGAGCAAATGAACCAATTTGAAGTGCAGACATGTCTTGAAGAGATGGTTGAAAGTGTGGAAAAAGAGGAGGACGGAATATTTAAGCTCATGACGAATCAGAAGACCCATTATTCTAAAACAATTATCATTACGGCTGGCAACGGAGCATTTCAGCCGCGCAAGCTCAAAATGGAAAAAGAAAAGATGTTCGAAAAGACGAATCTGCATTATTCCGTACAAAACCTGAACCAGTTTACAGGTAAGAGAGTGGTTGTTTTTGGCGGCGGGGATTCAGCAGTTGATTGGGCGATGATGCTTGAACCTATCGCAAAAAAAGTCATCATTGTTCACAGACGAGATAAGTTTCGCGCTCATGAGCACAGTGTTGAGATGCTGAATCAATCTACGGTGGAAAAGCTGACACCGTACGTACCTGTAGAATTGATCGGAAGTGAGAGAGTGGAGAAGGTAGTTATCCGCGAGGCAAAAGGTGAAAAGACAGTGGAGCTAGAGGTCGATGATGTTCTTGTAAATTACGGATTTATAGCTTCTCTTGGACCAATCAAAGACTGGGAACTCGATATCTATAAAAACTCCATCCTTGTCAATTCGAAAATGGAAACGAACATAGAAGGCATTTATGCGGTCGGGGACATTTGCACGTATGAAGGAAAGGTGAAATTGATTGCTACCGGGTTCGGTGAAGCCCCTATCGCTGTCGGCAATGCAAAAGTTTATATTGATCCAACGGCAAGAGTTCAGCCGCTTCACAGCACGAGCGTCATGGGAGGTAAAGAAACTAATAAGAAAAAACAAAGAGCTTTGATTAACTAA
- a CDS encoding ferredoxin has product MAFYTKVDQETCISCGACGEIAPDIFAYDEEGISFSLLDRNEGAVEVPEDLADNLEDACEECPTDSIMLAEQPFAKHAKKGQTV; this is encoded by the coding sequence ATGGCTTTCTATACAAAAGTGGATCAGGAAACTTGCATAAGCTGCGGAGCTTGCGGTGAAATTGCTCCGGATATCTTCGCTTATGACGAAGAGGGGATTTCTTTCAGCCTATTGGATAGAAACGAAGGAGCAGTTGAAGTTCCCGAAGATCTTGCTGATAACTTAGAAGATGCGTGTGAAGAATGTCCGACAGATTCGATCATGTTGGCAGAACAGCCTTTTGCAAAGCACGCTAAGAAGGGACAGACTGTTTAG
- a CDS encoding aromatic ring-hydroxylating oxygenase subunit alpha — MNKTETMEAFDYTLPYKTYIDPQTFAEEKEKIFLNSWVLSGHTSQVEKVGDFFTFEIAGQPLMISRDKNNELNAFYNICPHRGTKVERNEQGNKKIFMCSYHGWTFKLDGKLNKAPNFNTNDLGNHSCMTPVQLEVYKSMIFVNLNPEAKPMTEIREELVKDLEKYTFLDSLKKIRVTERVIEANWKAVIDNYLECDHCKLAHPEFSKTFDMKNYHIDLHDGYTCQYSKLTNETSEEHAKFYWVWPNLMISIYPGKDGNMTTSQILPLSPNRSLAIYSYYFQKDEMTEEQKELIRFVDQVREEDFELVELLQTGFDTQAFKQGIYSPQEYALKYFHQRYEEEMDNNDLSAGR, encoded by the coding sequence ATGAATAAAACGGAAACAATGGAGGCCTTCGACTACACGCTTCCATACAAAACGTATATAGATCCTCAAACATTTGCGGAAGAAAAGGAAAAGATCTTTTTGAATAGCTGGGTTTTATCCGGACATACGAGTCAGGTAGAGAAAGTTGGGGACTTCTTTACTTTTGAGATTGCCGGACAGCCCTTAATGATCAGCAGGGATAAAAATAATGAGCTGAATGCTTTTTACAACATTTGTCCTCACCGGGGAACGAAAGTAGAAAGAAATGAACAGGGAAATAAGAAAATCTTTATGTGTTCCTATCATGGCTGGACGTTTAAACTGGATGGCAAATTAAACAAGGCGCCAAATTTCAACACAAACGATTTAGGTAATCACAGCTGTATGACACCTGTGCAGCTGGAAGTATATAAGTCTATGATTTTTGTAAACTTAAACCCTGAGGCAAAACCGATGACGGAAATCCGTGAAGAACTGGTGAAAGACTTAGAGAAATACACTTTCCTGGATTCATTAAAAAAAATCCGCGTAACGGAAAGAGTCATTGAAGCAAACTGGAAAGCAGTGATCGACAACTACTTAGAGTGTGATCATTGTAAGCTTGCCCATCCGGAGTTTTCAAAGACTTTTGATATGAAGAACTATCATATTGATCTGCATGACGGCTATACATGTCAGTATTCCAAGCTGACGAATGAAACAAGTGAAGAACATGCTAAATTTTATTGGGTATGGCCTAATTTGATGATCAGCATTTACCCGGGGAAAGATGGGAATATGACAACAAGTCAAATTCTCCCTCTTTCTCCAAACCGATCCCTGGCTATTTACAGTTATTATTTCCAAAAAGACGAAATGACTGAAGAACAGAAAGAACTGATTCGATTTGTTGATCAGGTCAGGGAAGAAGATTTTGAGCTGGTGGAATTATTGCAGACAGGTTTTGATACACAGGCATTCAAACAAGGGATTTATTCTCCACAGGAATATGCCTTAAAATATTTTCATCAACGTTATGAAGAAGAAATGGACAATAATGATTTATCGGCTGGAAGGTAA
- a CDS encoding DUF3311 domain-containing protein, with amino-acid sequence MSKKVWLYMFSMVPAIGSLVVINKTEPYVFGMPFVLFWLMAWVVLTSVFLYLVNILDPANKEEEEI; translated from the coding sequence ATGAGCAAGAAGGTATGGTTGTATATGTTCAGTATGGTACCAGCTATAGGAAGCCTGGTAGTTATTAATAAAACAGAGCCTTACGTCTTTGGGATGCCTTTTGTATTGTTCTGGCTGATGGCGTGGGTTGTATTGACTTCCGTGTTCTTATATTTGGTGAATATCCTGGATCCCGCTAATAAGGAGGAAGAAGAAATTTGA
- a CDS encoding Glu/Leu/Phe/Val family dehydrogenase: MLKPYLVVEWNDTETDAKGWLVVHNFVKGYTGGGTRMHPSVTKEEVERLAEAMAYKYVACECGTTGGCKAGIAYDYKAPDAYSVLRRFLIAMMPYIDIGVSLGSDLGTKYEDVLKIFNEFGIDIPMTKSMKQDSEVLQGIKHFDELLATRMDGLLLNDVVTGYGAAFSADEAWKFKKGQEGAKVVIQGFGCVGASCALKMSHLGYKVVGISDANLLVTCEEGLDVQKMIDHKNMYGEMDQAYFESHYTVRPNTEWLDVDCDILIPSALEDVINKSNADIVKANLIVEAANIPISTEGDEMIRQRGIDIVNDFVTNLGR; this comes from the coding sequence ATGTTAAAACCCTATTTAGTTGTAGAGTGGAATGATACAGAAACAGATGCAAAAGGCTGGCTGGTTGTTCATAATTTCGTGAAAGGCTATACGGGCGGCGGTACGAGAATGCATCCGTCCGTAACAAAAGAAGAGGTCGAAAGGCTAGCCGAGGCGATGGCTTATAAATATGTAGCCTGCGAGTGCGGAACGACCGGAGGGTGCAAAGCGGGGATTGCTTATGATTACAAAGCGCCAGATGCATACTCCGTATTAAGAAGATTTCTAATCGCTATGATGCCCTATATCGATATCGGAGTATCTTTAGGTAGTGATTTAGGTACTAAATATGAAGATGTACTCAAAATATTTAATGAGTTTGGTATTGATATCCCTATGACAAAATCCATGAAACAAGATTCCGAAGTCCTGCAAGGGATAAAGCATTTTGATGAACTATTGGCGACTAGAATGGACGGGTTGCTTTTAAATGATGTAGTAACAGGGTATGGTGCGGCATTTTCGGCAGATGAGGCCTGGAAGTTTAAAAAAGGACAAGAAGGAGCAAAAGTTGTGATCCAGGGATTCGGTTGTGTAGGAGCGAGCTGCGCATTGAAAATGTCTCATTTAGGCTATAAAGTCGTTGGAATTTCGGATGCAAATCTTTTAGTAACGTGTGAAGAAGGATTGGATGTTCAGAAAATGATTGATCATAAAAATATGTACGGAGAGATGGATCAAGCCTATTTTGAATCGCACTATACGGTAAGGCCCAACACAGAATGGCTCGATGTGGACTGCGACATTTTAATTCCATCTGCGTTAGAGGATGTCATTAACAAGTCTAATGCTGATATCGTAAAAGCAAATTTAATTGTGGAAGCAGCGAATATCCCGATCTCCACTGAAGGAGACGAAATGATTAGACAAAGGGGAATTGATATTGTCAATGATTTTGTTACTAACCTGGGGCGATAA
- a CDS encoding amino acid permease, which produces MQTEPEGQPKKLQRAMKSRHLFMLSIGGVIGTGLFMGSGYAISEAGPVGAIAAYLVGGLLMYLVMVCLGELSVVMPVSGSFQAHAEKYIGPATGFTIGWVYWMSWALYVGLEFIAAGLLMARWFPDTPVWVWCTFFALLLFTINALATRSFAETEYWFSVIKVLTVILFVVIGGAAVFGLISMEGHSAPFLTNFVSDGLFPTGFTGVFISMMTVVYAFQGSEIMGVAAGETENPEKSIPRAIRTIVIRILLFYVLATFVLSAIVPWQEAGVLESPFVTVFEMIGIPYAADIMNFVILTAVLSVGNTGLYACTRILFSLSQSGMAPAVFGKINRRGVPMNALLVTLAFALLSLLTSVVAEETLFVVLLAISGVGGVLTWMSIAFAQYRFRKQYIRGGGKVEDLKFRVPFFPFVPILCLVMCVGIFVFTAFDPTQRTSLYWGFSFVAACYLFYYFRYTRRKANAPILTKEQSDKQTS; this is translated from the coding sequence ATGCAAACAGAACCAGAGGGCCAACCGAAAAAATTGCAGCGTGCGATGAAAAGCAGACATTTATTTATGCTGTCCATAGGTGGAGTAATTGGAACGGGACTATTCATGGGATCAGGATATGCGATCAGTGAAGCAGGACCAGTGGGGGCGATTGCTGCCTATTTGGTCGGTGGTTTACTAATGTACCTGGTAATGGTTTGTCTAGGAGAATTATCGGTAGTGATGCCAGTATCTGGTTCATTTCAGGCCCATGCAGAGAAGTATATTGGTCCTGCAACTGGATTTACAATCGGTTGGGTTTACTGGATGAGCTGGGCTCTTTACGTGGGATTAGAGTTTATAGCGGCTGGTTTACTCATGGCTAGATGGTTTCCGGATACACCGGTATGGGTGTGGTGTACATTTTTCGCTTTGCTCCTGTTCACCATAAATGCTCTGGCAACGAGAAGCTTTGCCGAGACGGAATATTGGTTCTCAGTAATTAAAGTGCTTACCGTGATCCTGTTTGTTGTTATTGGTGGGGCAGCAGTATTTGGGTTAATTTCTATGGAAGGGCATTCCGCTCCTTTTCTGACCAACTTTGTCAGTGACGGATTATTTCCTACAGGATTCACGGGTGTGTTTATATCAATGATGACGGTGGTGTATGCATTCCAGGGTTCCGAAATTATGGGGGTCGCGGCAGGTGAGACAGAAAATCCTGAAAAAAGTATTCCAAGAGCGATTCGGACCATCGTTATCCGTATTTTGCTTTTCTATGTTCTGGCAACTTTTGTCTTATCCGCTATCGTCCCGTGGCAAGAAGCAGGAGTGCTCGAAAGCCCATTTGTGACCGTATTTGAAATGATAGGTATTCCTTATGCAGCTGATATTATGAATTTCGTTATCTTGACTGCAGTTCTTTCAGTAGGGAACACGGGGCTGTATGCCTGTACAAGAATTCTTTTTTCTCTTTCGCAAAGCGGAATGGCCCCAGCTGTATTTGGAAAAATCAATCGGCGCGGTGTACCTATGAACGCATTACTTGTTACTCTTGCCTTTGCGTTGCTTTCTTTACTTACTAGTGTGGTAGCAGAGGAAACATTATTTGTAGTGTTACTTGCTATTAGCGGAGTTGGAGGAGTGCTGACTTGGATGTCGATTGCCTTCGCACAATACAGATTTCGCAAGCAGTATATCAGAGGAGGCGGAAAGGTGGAGGATCTAAAGTTTAGAGTGCCTTTCTTCCCTTTTGTGCCAATTCTCTGCCTCGTAATGTGTGTAGGTATTTTCGTATTTACCGCTTTTGACCCGACACAGCGTACGTCACTATATTGGGGGTTCAGCTTCGTTGCTGCTTGTTATCTTTTCTACTATTTTAGATATACCAGAAGGAAGGCAAACGCACCTATCTTAACAAAAGAACAGTCCGATAAACAAACTAGTTAG
- a CDS encoding thiamine pyrophosphate-binding protein, which produces MTSQIEFTVSDALVKELLQSGVEVVYGIVSIHNMPIYDAILRDGNIRLVTARGESGAVNMADAYARATGKLGVVMTSTGAGAGNAAGSLTETWNSGTPLLHITGEADSHYIGTDQRYIHECKDQLKMMDGANKHAYLLKRPKQITPFLRKAIKEARTTPTGPVTVSIPTNFQTEVIPYNQLVEARTGEAESSVEIPDDVVKKIQEAKRPVIWAGKGVIASGLPRSSNS; this is translated from the coding sequence ATGACTAGTCAAATAGAGTTTACTGTGTCAGATGCGCTAGTGAAAGAACTTTTACAGTCGGGGGTCGAAGTAGTTTATGGCATTGTCAGTATCCATAACATGCCGATATATGATGCGATCTTGCGGGATGGGAATATCCGCTTAGTTACAGCCCGTGGAGAAAGCGGTGCGGTCAATATGGCAGATGCATATGCACGCGCTACTGGTAAGCTGGGAGTCGTCATGACAAGTACGGGTGCCGGAGCCGGAAATGCAGCAGGTTCCCTAACAGAAACCTGGAATTCCGGTACTCCGCTTCTCCATATTACCGGAGAAGCCGATTCTCATTATATAGGGACGGATCAGCGTTATATTCATGAGTGCAAAGATCAATTGAAAATGATGGACGGTGCAAATAAACATGCCTATTTGTTAAAGCGGCCGAAACAAATCACACCGTTTCTCCGCAAAGCGATTAAAGAAGCACGCACTACTCCGACAGGACCTGTAACGGTTTCCATTCCTACTAATTTCCAAACTGAAGTGATCCCGTATAACCAATTGGTGGAAGCAAGAACAGGCGAAGCAGAAAGTAGTGTAGAGATTCCAGATGATGTGGTGAAAAAAATCCAGGAAGCGAAAAGGCCTGTCATCTGGGCAGGAAAAGGAGTCATCGCTTCGGGGCTTCCGAGGAGCTCAAACAGTTAG
- a CDS encoding thiamine pyrophosphate-dependent enzyme: MDLIQPAVITSESGKGSIPENHPLCIGNFAATPQVEDLLRKSDLLISIGVRFRGEETYDWTLPTPENHINIDADPHAFNRNFDTLYGLVGDARAILQKLNNFLSDKNISPDPAYVDEVESVRKKVRDDLRSNIGPYCEIADAMRELMPADTILVRDVTIPSYTWGNKLIDIYEPNTSIYATGGGIGQGLPMAIGAQIGQEENPVVLIAGDGGFMVNAGEMITAIQEDAPITVVLFDDGGYGILRYLQEAAYGRRTSVDLKNPDFVMMAKSMGFETERASSVDEFKQCLETALASRKPSMVVVDVDALEPMNYEESDEYIDSFRPKKS, translated from the coding sequence GTGGACTTGATTCAGCCGGCCGTCATCACCAGTGAATCAGGCAAAGGCTCCATTCCTGAAAATCATCCATTATGTATCGGTAATTTTGCAGCTACCCCTCAAGTCGAGGATCTATTGAGGAAGTCAGATTTACTCATTAGCATCGGGGTCCGCTTTCGAGGCGAGGAAACATACGATTGGACGCTGCCGACGCCTGAAAATCATATCAATATAGATGCGGATCCGCATGCATTTAACCGTAATTTTGATACGCTATACGGGTTGGTTGGGGATGCTAGGGCAATTTTACAAAAGCTGAACAACTTCTTGTCTGATAAGAATATTTCTCCAGATCCGGCATATGTGGATGAAGTGGAGTCCGTACGTAAAAAAGTCCGGGATGACCTTCGCAGCAACATCGGTCCATATTGTGAAATCGCTGATGCTATGCGTGAGCTCATGCCGGCGGATACCATTCTGGTAAGGGATGTGACGATACCGAGCTACACGTGGGGAAATAAACTGATCGATATTTACGAACCCAATACCTCCATTTATGCGACCGGGGGAGGAATCGGTCAAGGCTTGCCGATGGCTATCGGGGCGCAGATCGGCCAGGAAGAGAACCCTGTAGTTCTGATCGCTGGTGACGGGGGATTCATGGTGAACGCCGGTGAGATGATTACCGCTATCCAGGAGGATGCACCTATCACGGTTGTTTTATTCGATGATGGCGGCTACGGCATTTTAAGATACTTACAAGAAGCCGCTTATGGCAGACGCACGTCCGTTGATTTGAAAAATCCCGATTTCGTTATGATGGCAAAGTCTATGGGGTTTGAAACTGAAAGGGCAAGCTCTGTGGATGAGTTCAAACAATGTTTGGAAACGGCTCTAGCAAGCCGAAAGCCATCTATGGTTGTAGTTGATGTGGATGCTTTAGAACCGATGAATTATGAGGAATCCGACGAATATATTGATTCATTCCGCCCTAAGAAGTCCTAA
- a CDS encoding aldehyde dehydrogenase family protein: MSKKLNMYMNGDWVESSSNETFDIINPATQEVIAIAPKATKEETEEAIKAAKRTFESGVWSYLPPQERARVLLQIAEKMEEHLNELAELEVQNNGKTKREAESDAQEAINSFRYYAGLLNMPDGQTYEYSDDMQTLIVKEPIGTAGLIVPWNFPLLMSVWKIAPALAAGNSIILKPAEITPITAVKLFELIDETDLPKGAANLLLGSGSVVGQTIAESEDVDIVSFTGSTGVGRHIMTAATGNMKKVSLELGGKSPNIIFDDADLETAVDYALYGIFLGAGQVCSSGSRILVQEGIYDKFVERYVERAKAIKVGPGNDEKAEMGAIVSRKHLESILEYVKIGIEEGANLALGGSQIKWGELEKGFFLEPTIFIDVTNCMRIVREEIFGPVVTVQKFKDEDDAIKDANDTDFGLAGAVFSNDQNKALRVIKRVRAGITWVNAYHLTNVQAPWGGYKQSGIGRSLGTYGLDEYQETKQINMNLAPKPLHWFEEG, encoded by the coding sequence ATGTCAAAAAAATTGAACATGTATATGAACGGCGATTGGGTAGAATCAAGCAGCAACGAGACATTCGATATTATTAACCCTGCCACACAGGAAGTCATTGCCATAGCACCAAAAGCTACCAAAGAAGAAACAGAAGAAGCAATAAAAGCAGCAAAGCGTACTTTTGAAAGCGGCGTATGGTCCTATTTACCGCCGCAAGAGAGAGCAAGAGTTCTCCTGCAAATTGCGGAAAAAATGGAAGAGCATTTAAACGAGCTTGCTGAACTGGAAGTGCAAAATAACGGAAAAACTAAACGAGAAGCCGAGTCTGATGCTCAAGAAGCAATCAATAGTTTCCGTTATTATGCGGGACTGCTGAACATGCCGGACGGCCAAACATATGAATATTCTGATGATATGCAAACACTGATCGTTAAGGAACCTATAGGAACAGCCGGGTTGATCGTACCCTGGAACTTTCCGTTATTAATGAGTGTATGGAAGATTGCACCTGCACTCGCCGCAGGAAATTCAATTATCTTGAAGCCGGCTGAAATCACTCCTATAACAGCGGTAAAACTATTTGAGCTTATAGATGAAACCGATTTGCCGAAAGGAGCAGCCAACCTGTTGCTGGGCTCAGGCTCGGTCGTTGGCCAAACAATAGCAGAGAGTGAAGACGTGGATATCGTTTCTTTCACCGGCAGTACAGGGGTTGGGCGCCATATTATGACAGCTGCAACAGGCAACATGAAAAAAGTCTCACTAGAGCTGGGAGGGAAATCTCCGAACATCATCTTTGACGATGCCGATCTAGAAACAGCGGTTGATTATGCTTTATATGGCATTTTTTTAGGCGCGGGGCAAGTTTGTTCTTCAGGAAGCAGAATCCTTGTTCAAGAAGGAATCTACGATAAGTTTGTGGAAAGATATGTTGAAAGGGCAAAGGCAATCAAAGTTGGTCCCGGGAACGACGAAAAAGCAGAAATGGGGGCGATCGTCAGCCGAAAGCATCTTGAAAGCATACTAGAATACGTGAAAATCGGAATAGAGGAAGGGGCAAATCTTGCACTTGGCGGCAGCCAAATTAAATGGGGCGAGCTGGAAAAAGGCTTCTTCCTAGAACCCACCATTTTCATAGACGTTACCAACTGCATGCGAATCGTACGAGAGGAAATATTCGGCCCAGTAGTAACTGTACAAAAGTTCAAAGACGAAGATGACGCGATCAAGGACGCCAATGATACTGACTTTGGCTTGGCTGGTGCTGTATTTTCCAATGATCAAAATAAAGCCTTGCGCGTTATTAAAAGAGTGCGTGCCGGCATCACATGGGTGAATGCCTATCACCTGACAAACGTGCAAGCGCCGTGGGGTGGTTACAAACAAAGCGGTATCGGCAGAAGCTTGGGCACATACGGCTTGGACGAATATCAAGAAACGAAACAAATAAATATGAATTTGGCACCAAAACCCCTTCATTGGTTTGAAGAAGGGTAA
- a CDS encoding DUF3870 domain-containing protein has protein sequence MHNGNIIFIAGHARLPEGMAAQSMFHTLTVTAELDRQYGVILQCSCTLVTEHGRDFIHHLLQGYSLLNGVQDPVNAIEQNYFGKAKKAIIVALKDLYTQYEVVRKERTHGVKV, from the coding sequence ATGCATAATGGAAATATTATCTTTATTGCCGGCCATGCTCGACTCCCGGAGGGGATGGCTGCACAGAGTATGTTTCACACATTAACAGTTACAGCAGAATTAGACCGTCAATACGGAGTGATTTTACAATGTTCATGCACACTGGTCACCGAGCATGGGCGAGATTTTATTCATCACCTCTTACAAGGCTACAGTTTACTTAACGGTGTTCAGGATCCGGTCAACGCGATTGAGCAAAATTATTTTGGTAAAGCTAAAAAAGCAATTATTGTAGCCTTAAAAGATTTATACACCCAATATGAGGTTGTAAGAAAAGAACGCACACATGGAGTGAAGGTCTAA
- the glaH gene encoding glutarate dioxygenase GlaH → MSITEKEVLDFTQKTKHYKIAIHPQSDRMYHITIEKTAFEAFFEKIKNIGVQELEYIPYTRFIVSNALQETLGEAFTKTVQSILQDRQTGGFTIGLDEDITDTDQYVLFSTALTHLIGECNFDAMSGKYYARFKVKHTDESDSYLRQAYRLFTFHTDGTFVDESTDWLLMMKMQERNAVGGESRLLHLDDWEELDKFYNHPFASKEITYKAPASKNVNQDVKRKTFFHHNNEPCICFIDQFANPASIEEAKYLRDLSNSMEEDKHVVELDLPVGHLVMVNNLFWLHGRAAFEKNEELDRELLRQRGRFKQ, encoded by the coding sequence ATGAGTATTACGGAAAAAGAAGTACTCGACTTTACTCAAAAAACGAAGCATTACAAAATCGCTATTCATCCCCAAAGTGATCGAATGTATCATATTACGATTGAAAAGACGGCATTTGAAGCCTTTTTTGAAAAAATAAAAAATATCGGGGTACAAGAGCTCGAATATATTCCATATACGCGATTTATTGTATCAAATGCATTGCAGGAAACACTCGGCGAAGCCTTCACAAAAACAGTGCAAAGTATTTTACAAGATCGTCAAACGGGTGGTTTTACCATTGGACTCGATGAAGACATAACAGACACGGATCAATATGTTCTGTTCTCCACTGCATTAACGCATTTGATTGGAGAATGCAACTTTGATGCAATGTCAGGGAAATACTACGCCCGGTTCAAGGTAAAACATACTGATGAAAGTGATTCATACCTTCGTCAGGCATACCGATTGTTTACTTTTCACACGGACGGAACATTCGTTGACGAATCAACTGACTGGCTCTTAATGATGAAAATGCAAGAAAGAAACGCCGTGGGTGGAGAATCCCGATTGTTGCATTTAGATGATTGGGAGGAATTAGACAAGTTTTATAATCACCCTTTTGCCAGCAAAGAGATTACGTATAAAGCACCGGCAAGTAAAAACGTGAATCAGGATGTTAAAAGGAAAACCTTCTTTCATCACAATAACGAACCATGTATTTGTTTCATCGATCAATTTGCCAATCCAGCTTCGATTGAGGAAGCTAAGTATTTGCGTGATTTATCTAACTCGATGGAAGAAGATAAACATGTAGTAGAATTAGATCTTCCTGTAGGTCACCTTGTAATGGTAAATAACTTATTTTGGTTGCACGGCAGAGCAGCGTTTGAAAAAAATGAGGAGCTTGACCGTGAACTCCTTCGACAACGGGGAAGGTTTAAACAGTAA